Proteins encoded in a region of the Candidatus Zixiibacteriota bacterium genome:
- a CDS encoding tail fiber domain-containing protein codes for MKRLIHISSITLVIVLAASRLAIADVPQLINYQGRLTDAGGNPVDTTVDVTFYLYAMPGGGPEIWSETHPDVDVIGGLFDVQLGSFVSFDDSVFNGVGRFLGVQVGDGPVGAPFIPIASVAYSIRAGKSDTADYAHTAPGGSGHWTLSGSILSTNDAWGLTRGNAGNAILGTVVESHVNFGTECTTGVDEAPINHATISGGHWNKATAFGTTVSGGVRNDASASSSTISGGEFNQTSGQYSTVGGGNLNAAGGTFATIAGGGPSDIGNPLGSNNRVFDDYSTIAGGGGNSVGSDDGDSESNKFGTIGGGKDNVVGGEFASIVGGSGNTAGGYAGTISGGTYNSTFGNYAHIAGGNGNTADGNNSSIGGGSSNSSDGTSSHIGGGQSNTASGPFTVIAGGIGNTSIGQMASVAGGQGNVAFGNHSSVDGGKDNSTMAQFATVGGGESDTAGGSHATVGGGWINRAMGDWSVVSGGESNTGSGNHSVIGGGLSNQAIHPFNTIAGGDSNSTANTATTIGGGTSNTVQGSWSVIAGGKDNNAYASYSVISGGRDNYTMGPRHYSAVGGGNRNAAMGQASAIAGGDADSVKSHYGAIGGGQLNLAGDEEADTAVVIGGGISNSGTAPFAVVSGGARNMAAGDYSVVVGGYQNSITSTGDFGYLFGIASNLTQDSTFMVDMPHIHFGDESTGYEFPTDDGTAGQVMTTNGSGQLGWSTTGGDGGVWVVTDSIAYTRSQLGISRGGSFNQNYGVDKHTFVNLGLYGQIGDELFDISHGTIGGGSHNKIFGHLGTISGGAQNEVGGTASAIGGGQYNIGGWDFSTVGGGYTNYAGSGYSTIGGGYHNRADGHATTIGGGERDSVEGPWSGVAAGYHNRAGDWNQDTAAFVGGGYENAAEGRYASVLGGQYDTALAAYSTIGGGLDNFTSGGMYSAIGGGKLNIAQGTSATVAGGFTNHALFAGAAIGGGENNVVLERASTIAGGAANYVGSKFSAILGGLGDTIQAGADYSYLFGIESVLSQDSTFMVDLPHIRFGDETNGYEFPPLDGTIGQVMTTDGSGQLSWSGSGGGIGGWVDDGNYVHLATNSDSVGIGTAVPQANLHIESGLWPRLKIECNGTGSPILELTKYGATTEMTQYSGGEFAIESNSGERMSFITQPGGSFVMRSGSDYGLFIDSAQRVSIGGASAKSHLDVEGGVSVGWQYAGLYAAPDDGLIVQGRVGIGTHDPKMKLDIDGGTRITNVNWPGTGEGLEMNYDPDINQGIIQTYDRDAGTFGTLYLGDGNVGIGTTSPQDALEVAGFVRLDGGAGSGSNLRYADGGTLRWALLYRPWASHKLGFFDEQAARWTLAMEQGTGEVGIGTDSPNYTLDVRGTIGSNTTLYHSDRRWKQNIATIDDALNKISQLRGVSYEWRGNEYQEMLFPEGTQLGLVAQEVETILPEVVNTNSAGYKAIEYAKLTAVLIEAVKELQAENEQLKEDVNRLSDLESKVNDLQKAIGKLSATSDATL; via the coding sequence ATGAAACGGCTCATACATATCTCGTCAATAACCCTTGTCATAGTTCTGGCTGCCTCAAGACTGGCCATTGCCGATGTCCCTCAGCTTATCAACTACCAGGGTCGACTCACCGACGCAGGCGGTAACCCGGTCGACACAACCGTCGATGTGACTTTCTATCTTTATGCCATGCCGGGCGGCGGGCCGGAAATATGGAGCGAGACACACCCTGATGTCGACGTGATCGGCGGACTCTTTGATGTCCAGCTGGGGTCCTTCGTCTCATTCGACGATTCCGTCTTTAACGGCGTCGGACGTTTTCTGGGTGTCCAGGTCGGCGACGGGCCGGTGGGAGCGCCGTTTATACCGATCGCCAGCGTTGCTTATTCGATTCGCGCCGGAAAATCTGATACGGCCGACTATGCCCACACTGCACCGGGCGGCAGCGGCCACTGGACACTCAGTGGTTCGATCCTGTCCACCAACGACGCCTGGGGACTTACGCGTGGAAACGCCGGGAACGCTATCCTCGGTACGGTCGTCGAGTCACATGTGAACTTCGGTACCGAATGTACAACGGGAGTAGACGAAGCTCCTATAAACCATGCGACTATTTCCGGCGGTCACTGGAACAAGGCGACTGCCTTCGGCACTACTGTAAGCGGCGGCGTTCGCAACGATGCTTCCGCATCGTCAAGCACCATAAGTGGTGGCGAGTTCAATCAAACCTCCGGCCAATACAGCACTGTGGGTGGCGGGAACCTGAATGCAGCCGGCGGAACCTTCGCAACCATCGCCGGAGGTGGACCCTCGGATATCGGCAATCCCCTCGGCAGCAATAACCGCGTTTTCGACGACTACAGCACGATCGCCGGTGGCGGCGGAAATAGTGTCGGTTCAGATGACGGCGACAGTGAGAGCAACAAGTTCGGCACTATCGGCGGTGGCAAAGATAACGTTGTCGGTGGCGAGTTCGCGAGTATCGTCGGTGGATCGGGCAACACGGCCGGTGGATATGCTGGTACTATCTCCGGCGGTACGTACAATTCAACCTTCGGCAACTATGCCCATATCGCCGGTGGCAACGGCAACACCGCCGACGGCAACAACTCCTCAATCGGCGGCGGCAGCTCGAACAGTTCCGACGGTACCAGTTCCCACATCGGTGGCGGCCAGAGTAATACTGCAAGCGGTCCCTTCACAGTGATAGCCGGTGGCATAGGCAACACAAGCATCGGACAAATGGCGTCCGTCGCAGGTGGCCAGGGCAACGTGGCGTTTGGCAATCATTCGAGTGTCGATGGTGGAAAGGACAACTCCACCATGGCGCAGTTTGCAACAGTCGGCGGTGGTGAAAGCGACACAGCCGGTGGATCGCACGCAACCGTTGGAGGTGGATGGATCAATAGGGCGATGGGGGACTGGTCCGTTGTTTCCGGCGGAGAGAGTAACACCGGTTCCGGAAATCATTCGGTCATTGGGGGTGGTCTGAGCAATCAAGCCATCCATCCTTTCAACACAATAGCAGGTGGCGACAGTAACTCCACAGCCAACACCGCGACTACAATTGGAGGCGGAACAAGTAATACCGTGCAGGGCTCCTGGAGTGTTATCGCTGGCGGCAAAGACAACAACGCTTACGCTTCCTATAGCGTGATCTCAGGTGGCCGCGACAACTACACCATGGGACCCCGACACTACTCTGCCGTTGGCGGCGGAAACAGGAATGCCGCCATGGGACAAGCTAGCGCAATCGCGGGAGGTGACGCCGACAGTGTCAAGTCGCACTACGGCGCCATTGGCGGCGGCCAACTGAATCTGGCCGGTGATGAAGAAGCCGACACCGCAGTCGTGATCGGTGGCGGCATCAGCAACTCAGGTACAGCTCCGTTTGCTGTCGTCAGTGGCGGTGCGCGCAACATGGCGGCGGGTGACTACTCTGTCGTTGTTGGAGGTTATCAAAACAGTATTACCAGCACTGGAGATTTTGGTTATCTTTTTGGGATTGCTTCCAACCTCACTCAAGACTCCACCTTCATGGTCGACATGCCGCACATCCATTTCGGCGATGAATCCACCGGCTACGAATTCCCCACCGACGACGGCACGGCTGGACAGGTGATGACGACCAACGGCAGCGGTCAACTGGGTTGGTCCACGACCGGCGGTGACGGCGGTGTTTGGGTAGTTACCGATTCAATCGCTTACACGCGCAGCCAACTCGGCATTTCGCGCGGCGGGTCCTTCAACCAAAACTACGGTGTCGACAAACACACCTTTGTAAATCTCGGGTTGTACGGCCAGATTGGCGATGAACTGTTTGACATCTCCCACGGCACTATCGGGGGCGGCAGCCACAACAAAATCTTCGGGCACCTGGGGACTATCTCCGGCGGCGCTCAGAACGAGGTAGGCGGCACTGCGAGTGCAATCGGCGGCGGTCAGTACAATATTGGTGGCTGGGACTTTTCGACAGTCGGGGGCGGCTACACCAACTACGCCGGTTCAGGGTACAGTACGATAGGCGGCGGCTACCACAATCGCGCCGACGGTCACGCCACTACCATCGGCGGCGGCGAACGAGACTCGGTCGAAGGCCCATGGAGCGGCGTCGCAGCCGGATACCACAACCGCGCCGGCGATTGGAACCAGGACACGGCCGCCTTCGTCGGAGGAGGCTATGAAAACGCGGCCGAAGGCAGATACGCCTCGGTGTTAGGCGGCCAATACGACACTGCCTTAGCCGCTTACAGTACAATCGGAGGCGGCCTGGACAACTTCACCTCAGGCGGAATGTACTCCGCCATCGGCGGCGGGAAACTTAACATCGCCCAGGGAACCAGCGCGACCGTAGCCGGCGGCTTTACCAATCATGCTCTATTTGCCGGTGCCGCCATTGGCGGCGGCGAGAACAACGTGGTCCTCGAACGGGCATCAACAATTGCCGGAGGTGCAGCCAACTACGTCGGCAGCAAATTCTCCGCTATACTGGGTGGCCTTGGGGATACAATCCAAGCCGGTGCAGACTACTCTTACCTGTTCGGCATCGAAAGCGTGCTATCCCAGGATTCAACTTTCATGGTCGACCTGCCGCACATCCGATTCGGCGATGAAACTAACGGCTACGAATTCCCACCGCTTGACGGAACCATTGGTCAGGTCATGACCACCGACGGCAGTGGCCAGTTGAGTTGGTCCGGGTCCGGCGGTGGTATCGGCGGATGGGTCGACGACGGCAATTACGTCCATCTGGCTACGAACTCTGACAGCGTTGGCATTGGCACTGCTGTGCCCCAAGCAAATCTGCATATTGAAAGCGGTTTATGGCCGCGATTGAAAATCGAATGCAACGGCACGGGGAGCCCCATCCTGGAGCTGACCAAATATGGAGCCACCACCGAAATGACCCAATACTCCGGCGGTGAATTTGCCATTGAATCCAATTCTGGAGAACGGATGTCATTTATCACCCAGCCCGGTGGTTCGTTCGTAATGCGGTCCGGATCGGACTACGGACTGTTCATCGACAGTGCTCAACGTGTGAGCATCGGTGGCGCCTCGGCCAAAAGCCATCTGGATGTAGAGGGCGGCGTTTCCGTCGGCTGGCAGTATGCCGGCTTGTATGCGGCTCCGGATGACGGCCTGATAGTACAGGGGAGAGTCGGCATAGGCACGCACGATCCCAAAATGAAACTGGACATCGACGGTGGCACCAGGATTACAAATGTCAACTGGCCGGGTACTGGAGAAGGATTGGAGATGAACTACGATCCCGACATCAATCAGGGTATCATCCAGACCTACGACCGTGACGCGGGCACTTTTGGGACCTTATACCTGGGTGACGGAAATGTCGGCATCGGCACGACAAGTCCTCAAGACGCTCTCGAAGTTGCCGGGTTCGTTCGACTCGATGGTGGAGCTGGTAGCGGCAGCAATCTTCGATATGCCGACGGCGGAACCTTGCGATGGGCGCTGTTGTATAGGCCCTGGGCTTCTCATAAGCTGGGCTTCTTCGATGAGCAAGCTGCTCGTTGGACTTTGGCCATGGAACAGGGTACCGGCGAGGTTGGTATCGGGACCGACAGCCCCAACTACACGCTGGACGTCCGTGGCACTATAGGCAGCAACACTACACTGTATCATAGTGATCGCAGGTGGAAACAG
- a CDS encoding MarR family transcriptional regulator has translation MVIEELHKVINKILFLKKKSLFQYRGVRFFPSEIHLMLVIRDKTATNATRIAEQLGVTKGAVSQTLSRLEKKGVLLKSKDPYNKNELTLTFTPAGTKALEHYRRSTADLLRQHERIIKSFTLKERAIIQRFLVRLGNTFDEVE, from the coding sequence ATGGTCATAGAAGAACTTCACAAAGTCATTAACAAGATTCTCTTTTTGAAGAAGAAGAGTCTCTTTCAATACCGGGGTGTCAGGTTTTTCCCCTCGGAGATCCATCTGATGCTGGTAATTCGAGACAAGACGGCCACCAATGCCACCCGAATCGCGGAACAGCTCGGTGTCACCAAAGGCGCCGTATCTCAGACGTTATCGCGTCTGGAAAAGAAAGGAGTTCTGCTTAAGTCAAAAGACCCATACAACAAAAACGAGTTGACCCTGACCTTCACCCCGGCCGGCACCAAGGCATTGGAGCACTACCGGCGCTCCACGGCGGATCTTCTGAGGCAACATGAACGCATTATTAAGAGCTTCACTCTTAAGGAGCGAGCAATCATCCAAAGGTTCCTGGTTCGTCTTGGGAACACATTCGACGAGGTTGAGTAG